A region of Catharus ustulatus isolate bCatUst1 chromosome 34, bCatUst1.pri.v2, whole genome shotgun sequence DNA encodes the following proteins:
- the YIF1B gene encoding protein YIF1B: protein MDPAAPPPKRRGPARLADPRPLFEDTSATGASPGRGFGAPPPPSGSSSSSAVPPFPGAPGAFLSEPVSSLAAAYGSSLASHVEGNLGRWVPVGKLKYYFAVDTVYVGRKLRLLVFPFGHPDWQVRYQQDAPVAPRFDVNAPDLYIPAMAFLTYILLAGLALGTQNRFSPDSLGLVASSALAWLLLEVLSVLLSLYLVSVSAELSPIDLLAFAGYKYVGMIVGLVAGLLLGRVGYYVALSWCCLSIFIFMIRTLRLKLLSEAAAEGVLVRGAKNQLRMYLTMAIAAAQPLFMYWLTFHLLR from the exons atggaCCCCGCCGCTCCCC cCCCAAAACGGCGCGGGCCCGCCCGCTTGGCGGATCCGCGGCCTCTGTTCGAGGATACGAGCGCTACCGGGGCGTCACCGGGCCGCGGTTTCGGGGCTCCGCCGCCGCCCTCGGGCTCCTCCTCGTCCTCGGCGGTGCCGCCGTTCCCGGGAGCTCCCGGCGCGTTCCTGAGCGAGCCCGTGTCCAGCCTGGCCGCGGCCTACGGGAGCAGCCTGGCCTCGCATGTGGAGGGGAAC CTGGGACGCTGGGTGCCCGTGGGCAAACTGAAATATTACTTTGCTGTGGACACCGTGTACGTGGGCAGGAAACTGAGGCTGCTCGTCTTCCCCTTCGGCCACCcg GACTGGCAGGTTCGGTACCAGCAGGACGCTCCGGTCGCTCCTCGCTTCGATGTCAACGCCCCCGACCTTTACATCCCGG cCATGGCTTTCCTCACCTACATCCTCCTGGCCGGCCTCGCTTTGGGCACACAGAACAG attttcaccCGACAGCCTGGGCTTGGTGGCgagctcagccctggcctggctgctgctggaggtgctgagcGTCCTCCTGAGCCTCTACCTGGTGTCGGTGAGCGCCGAGCTCAGCCCCATCGACCTGCTGGCCTTCGCTGGATACAAATATGTGGG GATGATCGTGGGGCTCGTGGccgggctgctgctgggaagggtCGGGTACTACGTGGCCTTGAGTTGGTGCTGCttgagtatttttatttttatg ATCCGGACGCTGAGGCTGAAGCTGCTGTCGGAGGCGGCGGCCGAGGGCGTTCTGGTGCGCGGCGCCAAGAACCAGCTGCGCATGTACCTGACCATGGCCATCGCCGCCGCCCAGCCCCTCTTCATGTACTGGCTCACCTTCCACCTGCTCAggtga